The sequence below is a genomic window from Colletotrichum destructivum chromosome 4, complete sequence.
CTGATGCGGACGAGCCgttcgtcggcgtcgcgctGGCGTGGGATGAGGCTGGCAAGGGCCTGCCGGACGAGGGTGAGCTTTCCGATTCTCCCCTTCCTATCGCGCGTTCTCgtagaggaggagggaggtgCGCATACTCGCCATCTCACTTACAGGAGCTAATgacatcgccgccgcagtcgaATTCGCACAGCTGATCGAGCATCCCGACGCCGAAAACGCCGGCGtggagctcctcgaccccGTGGACTGGGACTCCAACGGCGACTACAAGGACATCTTCGAGGCGGTACGCAAGGCGGGCAAAGGAAACGACGTCAGGGTCTACAAGGTGCCCAAGGGCGGAGTCCGGACGGAGTACTGGCTCGTCACGACggacggcaagggcaagCAGGCGAAGCTTGTGGGCGTCAAGGCCCTGTCTATCGAGAGCTGATACCCCCAAGAAGATTGGAGAAACGCCAGGGAATGGATGTAAGAAATCAGGTCAACAGGTTCAGCTTTTAGTCCGCTCACACTTTGAAGGTCAACTCAGAAGGCCACCCCTTGGTTACATTTCTCTTGGACTTTGACACGGATCATGTGATGGCCGCGGTGATACGACTCGGAATTGCTGTCCTCGTTACACAAACCTACATTGCTCCAGCGTGAGTTTGGACCTTGCCTGCTTGTTCAGGCCCACCGACGGTCTAGACCAGATTGGTGCAACAACGGGCAGGTAGTGGGGGGGCGGTTGTGTCACTGATCCCTGACAGTAGCGGAGGTGCCCCTAACGGCAACGCCTGTCTCGCCTTATCGAAGCACAACGGCAGCGAGCTTCCGCTTATCGGACCCTGCTTGGCCGGCAATCACCCCTCCAAGCCCGGAGGCTAAATAATTCACCTACACTCACCCTACATGCGGTGACTCAGATACAAACATATACGACTCTCTCAACGCCTCACTACACATATCCAGTCTCGCTAGCGGATCGGATTACCATGTCGGGACCGGTAAgtcctcgccgcctctcAATTGGGTCCGCCCGTCAGGGGCCCAACTGCAACTGACACCGCCGCCACTACCCAGCGCGCAGTTGTCCCGTCCCTCGAGACGGTCAGGTCGATcctctccgcctcggccgcgacgaaCGGCTCCAAGAAACCGACCCTCGTCCCCGTCTACCGCCAGATCTCCTCCGACCTCATCACCCCCTCCGCTGCCTACCTCAAGGTCTCCGCGCACCACCAGGACTCGGACTACTCCTTCCTCTTCGAgagcgccgccaccgagcgTGTCGGCCGCTACagcttcgtcggcgccggcccccGAAAGGTGCTCGCCACCGGCCCCGGCCATGGCCCCGAATGCGACCCTCTGCCGGCCCTGGAGGCCGAATTGGCGcagcacgtcgtcgcccacgTGCCCGGCCTGCAGCTCCCGCccatggccggcggcgcgatCGGTTACGTCGGCTACGACTGCGTGCGGTACTTCGAGCCCAAGACGGCACGACCGATGAAGGACGTCCTCCAGATCCCCGAGTCGCTCTTCATGCTCTTCGACACCATCATCGCGTTTGACCGCTTCTACGGCGTCATCAAGGTCATCACCTACCTCCACGTCCCCGAGGACAACGCCCGGCTCGCGGCCGAGTACCAGAAGGCGACGCAAATCATCgacgatctcgtcgccgtcctcaaCGCCCCCGAGATCCCGATCCCTGAGCAGCAGCCCATCCGGCTCAACCAGGAGTACACGTCCAACGTCGGCCAGAAGGGCTACGAGGCGCACGTCACGGAGCTCAAGAAGcacatcgtcaagggcgacATTATCCAGGCCGTGCCCTCGCAGCGCTTCGCCCGCCCCACGAGCCTGCACCCCTTCAACATCTACCGCCACCTGCGGACGGTGAACCCGTCGCCGTACCTCTTCTACGTCAACTGCAAGGACTTCCAGATCGTCGGCGCCTCGCCCGAGCTGCTCGTCAAGTCCGAGGCCGGCCGCGTCATCACCCACCCgatcgccggcaccgtcaagCGCGGCAAGacgcccgaggaggaccagcgcctcgccgacgagctgcgcaGTTCGCTGAAGGACCGCGCCGAGCACGTCATGCTGGTGGACCTCGCGCGCAACGACGTCAACCGCGTCGGCGACCCCTACACGGTGCGCGTCGACCACCTCATGGTCGTCGAGAAGTTCAGCCACGTCCAGCACCTCGTCTCGCAGGTCTCGGGTGTGCTACGGCCGGGCCAGACCCGCTTCGACGCCTTCCGGAGCATCTtccccgccggcaccgtATCGGGCGCGCCCAAGGTGCGTGCCATGGAGCTGATTGCcgagctggagaaggagaagaggggtaTCTACGCCGGCGCAGTCGGCTACTTTGGCtatggcggcgtcgatgagaagggcgacgaggtcgagggtgCCATGGACACGTGTATCGCGTTGCGGACGATGCTCGTCAAGGATGGCGTGGCGTATCTGCAAGCTGGTACGTTgccccttttcctttcccgAGCGGCAATTGAGACTGACATCTTACTCTCAcaggcggcggcatcgtATTTGACTCGGATGAGTAAGTGAAGACCACGGCCCACGTTGGGAGAGGGAGCATTTACTGACTTGTGTGATTAGGTACGACGAGTGGATGGAAACGATGAACAAGCTCGGCGCGAATATGCAGTGCATAAccacggcggaggagctTTATTACGAGCAACAACAAGCAGCGAGTAAATAATGATAGAGAAAAGTCCATTTCGCAATGTCCATACTGATACCTCGAAACCCACCCCGTCTTGCCGCGCTGTATGACACTGACAAACCGACCCCAATCGGTCTCTTTCAAGATAACTGGCTCGTCCAAGACGCGGACTCTTTACGAGTGTGCATATATACTCACCATATTCAGCTCACTCATGATTATACTCGTGTATGTTACTACAGGTACGCTTATGCGGCGGTAACAAGACACCGCTCGTCAACATTGGTGTTTAGCATTCGTATTCTCAGTACGAACATCAGTGGCTGGCGGTCTTCAGCCTACATGCTTATCTGTGCCTTGGCACCACCCCACCCCCGAAAATACCGGCATCACTTCATTACTATGAAACACATTATTCGTCCCCACGTTCTCGTCTTCAAAACATGTTGTACGAGGGTATGAATACCGACCCGACACCGATACCCACCGTCGCCAGCGCAGTCCACAGCACGGCGCCcgccacgacgccgtcctgcAGAATCCTCAGGTGCGGGTTGCGGCTCCCGCTGGTCCGCTCGAAGACGCGCCGCCatagccgccgccgatcgTACGCGGCGACCCACTCCTCGTCGGAGAAGACGTTCTCCGGCCCCATCGTCTGTAGACTCGGCTTGCGGAgcgggtcgacggcgccggcgacgctcGCGAACGTCGCGGCGCGACGGTGGCGCTTGTCTGCGCCCGTGCCCGCCTCGAGGTCGGGCACCTCCCAGGGCCGGACGTGGCGTCTGCGCGAGAGGTGGAGGCGCAgggagacgccgtcgagggcggcgacgaagacggcgaggccgaggaatAGTAGGGGCGTGGAGAGGAGGCGGTAGTACCGcgaaaaggaggagaggatcagtgcggcgtcgaggccgaggccgaggaccagcagcacgaggccgaggaggcggaggaggtgcGTGGCGGCGCGGTTGGCGTTGGCCATGCTATGGCGGATGAAGTCCGGGTGGAGCTTgccgcggaggagggcctcggccttctcgaaggcggggaggagggccgaGGGATGCGTCGTCGCGGACGTtgcggcgaggacggcgttgCGGTCGTCTTTGGTGAGGTTGAGGCGGCGCGGGGCGTTCGGGGTGATGTAGTGGCTCGTCACGGCGTCAATGTCGGCGCGGAAGGGCTGTGATGCTGCCGGGgctgggggggagagggttgTCAGCGCCTGTTCTGTTTGAAAATGAGGCTATCCGAAGGGCGTACACTAATCAAATACTGTACGCGCTCGCGGGATGCTGGCGGGCCGAGTCTTACCTTGCAGACCCCCGTCCTCTTTGCTCTCCAAtaccttctcctcgtcgacgacggtcgCCCTAGAAGGCGACGatctggccgccgaggacacATCACGTCTGTAGCCTccgccggccttgtcgaccTGGTGATGgtcgctctcctcgtcgagcatctcGAGGATGTTGCTCACCTTGCTCGCGTTCCTGGCCCGCCTCTCCCGGGGGCTGAGCTTCCTGCCGCGGTCCGGGTCCCAGCGCGGCGCGAGGGCGCGCTGCTCGGGCGTCAGGGCCGTCGTCCACTCGTGGACGTAGCCGCAGTACCACAGGAAGAACTGGAGCGGCTCGGCGTCCTGCTCGACGTAAACCAGGTAGTCCATGAAGTCGTTCAACGAGCATGGCTGCATGGGTGTCGGTGTTAGCGACGAAGGCCTTCTTTGCGTGTTTGTTGTTTCCGAGGCCATGAGGAATAATGTACTCGAGGGACGAGACTCACGGATTCCGTCTTGTTCCTGATGACCTCCTCGAACCCGAGCCGGGGCGGAATCCACTTATTGGTTCGCTTTgcccggcggcggtagcTCCGGCAATCTTCCTCCATGACTGGCGGGCGCCACGGCCGTCCGGCGCCGGGCGTTTTGTAGAACTTGAGCGACATGATGTACTCTTTTACGTGTCCGTCCTCCCAAGTGTCCAAAGGTCGAAGCATGCGGCGATATGCAAGTGTAGTCGATACGAGGCGGATGAGCCGCAGGCGTCGGGGTTCGAAGGGAAACGGCTTCTCCTGCGCTTCAAAACACTCAGACCTCCCAGCGAATCCGAGATGGTGTGCGTAGAGGGCATGTGTGGGTGGGCGCCGGTCGCACCTTTGTACACGAGAAACAGTTTCCAGGATCCAACGGAACAAAACACTAGCTTTGAGGTATGTGGTCGGTCCTCTGCGCGCGTGCGCGGGAAACTGCAACAGGACGGGTAGAAGAGCCGCTTACGATGCATATACATCCTCCACCCGCGCGTTCTGCCTTACCCTGTAGTGCTTCAGCTTCATCCGACGTACCACCAGCGGCACGTAAAGAGCCAGCTCGCTCCAGATatcgacaagggcaaggactAAAATCAGTGCGCCGATGCAACAGCAGCACGCGGCGTTGGGCTAGCCCGGGGTTGTTCAGGTCTGTCGGCTCATCAtgcttcctcctcggggAGACAGTCCACACTACATGGTGCATGTAGCTGCAGGTTGTGCCACGCCTGTGACCACATCCCGCACGGCATCCACGCTTGTGATGCTCGTCTTGTATGGCTGGTCGGCAATAACATGAGCTTCAAACACACGGACGGACAGGCATCGGGCAGGGGGGCGGGGCTCTGGGTTCCTACTTGCTTTCGCTTCTCCCTCATGATCCTCTCACTTATCGATGTTCCCTGTGGGAGGAGGGATATACCTCCCCCCTGGAGGCTCTGGTCGAGAAACGGGACGGcgaaaggaagaggagaggcaAGAGAGCGAGGATCGTCACGCAGGCCCCGCCCTGGGACGGTCGTGTGCCAGGGCAGGGAGCGAGTAAGACGTGATATCGAAACTATAGGGCTGTGTTTACAGTTAGGGGCAGAGACATACAGTGGATGATGCAGTGGTCAAACGGCGAAGAGAAGTGTGATTGTGAACGACAAGCACATCCGGCTCTGCCTTGACTCGCCCTCTATGACAAGCGCTCGCCGCCACGCAAGTCGTGAATCGCTCCCTGCGAGACTCGGGAAATGGAACGAAACGGACCAGTCAGAGTAGACCAAGGAAGAAATAACAGCATCTGCAACCCTCCCTCCCGCACTGTCACTCGAGTGGCATGTCCTGCCGTTTACTGCGTCAGCGTGGATGTCCCCGGTCGACCACCCATGACAGCGGTTCCACGGATGGGAGGGCAGGGTTGAACGGTCAGTCAGCAGTTGTGGAAAACCTGGACAACCCAACTGGAAAAGTGGccgatggatggatggagggTGAAGGTCAGAGCGTCGAGTGGTCCTGGCAATGGCCCCCAGGACGCGAACGAGGAGGGGGGCTGTTGGTCTTGTTTCAAGGGAACATGCAGGAGACGGGCAACGGAGAGAGCTTGTGAGCAGGAGGAggcaacacacacacacgcacacacacagacaaCCCCGATTGGCTCCGGCGTGGCATTGAGTTGCGTTTCAGAAAGTTCATCCTGTTTGTCGCGGTGTGCGGTGTACATGACCCCGGGGGATGAGACAAATTGGCTCCGGACGAGGACTCCGTGGTCTCCACAGCACGTCCGGGCACTTGCCGAAGCTGGTCCATCGAACCGTCGTCCACCGAGTAGGGCTGGGGAAGTCAACCCCAACGTAAAGCCATAATAAGAGAAAACCtggggttgaggaggaggaggagaagaggaaggagaaggaggaggcaTAGTGCGGCTGCTACATTGTTGACGAACAATCATTTCTGCTCCCTCGTGACATGATCTGTCCAGCATCTTCCAAAACCGGACCTCGTCTTGTGCCTTGTTCCCTCGTTCCCTTGCCGCCTATTGTCTCCCCGCACCGTTTTGCCAAGTCTGACCTCCCGCGACTTTCATACTCGGGTTCCCCAGGTGCGTGTATTTTTAGCCAAACAGACGAACCGCGACGTTGGAGAGCGGCATCCGCAAGCCAAGAGAGGGGCAACGAGACGAAGGGACGAGAAACGAGAGTCAAGTCTGCTGCCGAGTTGCAGCCAGTCGAGCCATGTCCGCCGATCGGATCGCCGGTGCGCCCTTTCGTCAGAGAAATGGAAACCTGAATGAAGGGTTCTGGACCCTCGACTACCTGTGTGCTCAAACTTCAAGACCATCCCGTCGTCAGCATGTCTCGGAAATCCGCCATCAGAGAGACCCTTCTGCCGCCGTGCGGAAGggctcggtctcggtctgATATCCTCAGCCCATGGTCCGGCCCCCAACTCACCGAGGATGGGACAAGAGCCCCTTCCGGAAAGCAGACCTGGGCCGCTTATCGCCATTCTCTCggttgccgaggaagagacaACCCAAGAAGGGCACCAAAAGGGAAAAACCGGGGTCGTCTCATCTTCCaacccttcctcctcgataTACATGCAAAACCCCAGCCAGCTCCATTCCGTCTTCCCTCACAAAACGCAACCCACCCAACGCCACCCACGCTCCCTGGTCTTTCCAAACGTGAAACCGTGCCCAACCGCCTCTCCGGCTGGCAATACCGAACCGCACATATCGCCAATAACGTCACGTTTGAGTCTCAATAGTAGAAGGGCTCGGTACCTACAAAAGAAGTTCTGCTTGCGAGGGCCTTGAATCTGCTTCCAAccacggcggcagcggcggcggcctcttATATGCCCAGCCCGGCCATACGCCGTCACACCCTCGACGAACCAGGGATCTGCCATAATCGGCAAGACACATCACCGCATTCTTCGATCTACGACATGTCTGTGCCAGCGTAGGCCAGTGCTATGTATGCAAAGCGATGTGACAATTCAGTCCTCTTCACGTGAAGCCACCCTTCGCAGACCATCTATCCCCCGcacggacgaggagagaCAATAAGACAGTCAAGCCCGGCTTCAACGATTGTGATTGACTCCGGAGCTGGTGGGACTCGGCCTCTTCTGCCCTTGCTCAAGTGGGTACAAGTCTACGCGAGAAGTCGTGCAACACAGTGGTCAAAAGACAAGTTGTGTTGGCTCATCGTCCGCTAGGCCCAGTGAACTTAAGTCTTGGGATAATCCTCCCCATGGGCACGAATTGATTCCGCCAAGCGTTTCTTAGCCGAAGTCCCTCGCAGGAATACTTGTTTGGCGTCTGCCGGGGTGGCGTGGTCAAACATTGTCGACCCGAATTATCCTGTGCCACGTTCCTATCATTTATGACATGTCTTCGTTTGTCCTACAGTACGTGGAACCAACCACAAAACTCATCTATGCGACTGGGTAGTTGCGAACAACGGGGGTTCAAGTTCGCTTTCCTGGGATTTCATCGTCTACCGCTGTATCTCTATCGTCGAGTGCAGTGGGAAACCATATCAACAACGAAAGGCTAACGTAACCAAGAATGGACCGGGCTACCTTCGGGCCAGGTGAATGAAGCAGCATCGCTCGCGGTCGTCAACTCGCGCCAGGAGCAGTCCATCACAACAGCTGATAGCTCGCGTTGCAGAGCTACAAGTAATTCACATCATTCTTGGAAATATGAATTCCCAAGGTGTTTCGCAATAACCCTGCTCTATGACGATGTTGCGTCGATGTATGTTTGCCGGGGCAAAGACTATCATGAGTCCAACGCTTCGAGTCTCCTTCGAATTCCTCCTTCGAATTCCTCCCTCGAACCGATTCAGTCGTACCATGGCTAACTACGATTTCCAAGTCCATTGCCCCATGACGACGCACCTCAGGTCGTGAGCCACCCTAAGGTCAAACACGCTCCAACAAGGACCAGAATAACCCGCTTGATGCCGAGAGCATCAACCCCAGGCGCGAAAACACTGCTTGCATCTGAAGAGACTTTCGGATCTATGCCCCCATCTCCAGTCTTGAAGGCACGCCAGTCAGCAACGACATCACCTGCCGCGAGTGTCGAACAACGACGAGATACACACCCGCGGTTCGGCCCAACGACAGTCCCCCGGATGCTTCCCACACCATTCTTCCGGCTCGAAGACGCCATGGTGGTCGTTGTTACCGGAGTCGTAGACCAGAAGGCCGTGGATCAAGTGATCCGGGCGAGGTATGAAACCCTCGTGACCCTTTTTCACCTCGAAGAAGTCGGTCACAAAAACGATCCCAGTGATACAGAGGCCTACaacgccgaagacgaggatgtaCTTGACTGTAGGATATATCCATCCTGGTATGTGGAATTTGAAAGGCACTCGCTTCGCCGATGTCTTCTCGGGCTCTGTTTTCTTCGCCTCAGCGGCTGGCGACGGGACACTGGGAGCAAAGTTGTAACCCCACGTCACGAAGGCCGTCATATTGACAGAGACGTATCCGATGCCGcgaaggagggaggagaggtaGCTGGTAGATTATGTCGGGGTGTCTTCGGTATTCAGCGCTGTTGAAAACCAGCGAGAAGAAGTTTGGAGACGGCTCGTTTGTCAATAGATTGTTGATGTAGACCTCCAGAAGC
It includes:
- a CDS encoding Putative ADC synthase, anthranilate synthase component I, chorismate-utilizing enzyme translates to MSGPRAVVPSLETVRSILSASAATNGSKKPTLVPVYRQISSDLITPSAAYLKVSAHHQDSDYSFLFESAATERVGRYSFVGAGPRKVLATGPGHGPECDPLPALEAELAQHVVAHVPGLQLPPMAGGAIGYVGYDCVRYFEPKTARPMKDVLQIPESLFMLFDTIIAFDRFYGVIKVITYLHVPEDNARLAAEYQKATQIIDDLVAVLNAPEIPIPEQQPIRLNQEYTSNVGQKGYEAHVTELKKHIVKGDIIQAVPSQRFARPTSLHPFNIYRHLRTVNPSPYLFYVNCKDFQIVGASPELLVKSEAGRVITHPIAGTVKRGKTPEEDQRLADELRSSLKDRAEHVMLVDLARNDVNRVGDPYTVRVDHLMVVEKFSHVQHLVSQVSGVLRPGQTRFDAFRSIFPAGTVSGAPKVRAMELIAELEKEKRGIYAGAVGYFGYGGVDEKGDEVEGAMDTCIALRTMLVKDGVAYLQAGGGIVFDSDEYDEWMETMNKLGANMQCITTAEELYYEQQQAASK
- a CDS encoding Putative RGS domain superfamily, RGS, subdomain 2 protein translates to MSLKFYKTPGAGRPWRPPVMEEDCRSYRRRAKRTNKWIPPRLGFEEVIRNKTESPCSLNDFMDYLVYVEQDAEPLQFFLWYCGYVHEWTTALTPEQRALAPRWDPDRGRKLSPRERRARNASKVSNILEMLDEESDHHQVDKAGGGYRRDVSSAARSSPSRATVVDEEKVLESKEDGGLQAPAASQPFRADIDAVTSHYITPNAPRRLNLTKDDRNAVLAATSATTHPSALLPAFEKAEALLRGKLHPDFIRHSMANANRAATHLLRLLGLVLLVLGLGLDAALILSSFSRYYRLLSTPLLFLGLAVFVAALDGVSLRLHLSRRRHVRPWEVPDLEAGTGADKRHRRAATFASVAGAVDPLRKPSLQTMGPENVFSDEEWVAAYDRRRLWRRVFERTSGSRNPHLRILQDGVVAGAVLWTALATVGIGVGSVFIPSYNMF